A window of the Lactuca sativa cultivar Salinas chromosome 7, Lsat_Salinas_v11, whole genome shotgun sequence genome harbors these coding sequences:
- the LOC111896688 gene encoding uncharacterized protein LOC111896688 — protein sequence MDQPPSTLPETILEQPPVTLSETVDSTPAYLPRIESPLTEPMMGSTCPNVDVWDDIFEWCEPFGGTPMEQDEPNSAKAGEDSQASKDIHDSEDNEDSEDSQDSDYIVDEDNLLDDPEVDMKNFHLNIDKEVEWVGSFPDDRDEAVKGDEELEVIDTEELVYASSSDEGEASKKRKKIRDLQRAHKNEAAAVKDPFYIHQTFSTTKEVKQQIYLHSIQSRRELEFVKNDKNRIRVVCKGTIPNLGILETSGTSNSNDKVGPNQKKKKVKDVSIHKCPWVLLVSKWKKDINWTVKTYEKQHTYLQTRKIRACNYKFLSEQIIDTMESNPEIPLRALCEMLEKKYQVGLSDMKVHRVRTKALESIRGDFYCSVLVSKRLLTGGPKQKSKHHSQTSSAK from the coding sequence ATGGACCAACCCCCTAGTACATTACCTGAAACAATCTTGGAACAACCCCCTGTTACATTGAGTGAAACAGTTGATTCAACCCCTGCCTATTTACCAAGAATTGAAAGCCCTTTGACTGAACCAATGATGGGAAGCACATGTCCTAATGTTGATGTTTGGGATGATATATTTGAATGGTGTGAACCTTTTGGTGGGACTCCTATGGAACAAGATGAACCAAATAGTGCAAAAGCAGGTGAAGACAGTCAAGCTAGTAAAGACATTCATGATAGTGAAGACAATGAAGATAGCGAAGACAGTCAAGATAGTGATTACATAGTTGATGAAGATAATTTGTTAGATGATCCAGAGGTTGATATGAAGAACTTTCACCTCAACATTGACAAAGAGGTGGAGTGGGTTGGAAGTTTTCCTGATGATCGAGATGAAGCAGTAAAAGGTGATGAAGAATTAGAGGTTATAGACACTGAAGAATTAGTATATGCAtcttcatcagatgagggtgaagCTAGTAAAAAAAGGAAGAAGATAAGAGATTTACAAAGAGCACATAAGAATGAAGCAGCTGCTGTCAAAGATCCATTTTACATCCACCAGACTTTTAGCACAACCAAGGAAGTTAAACAACAAATTTATCTTCATTCCATACAAAGTAGAAGGGAGTTAGAGTTCGTCAAGAATGACAAAAACAGGATTAGAGTGGTTTGTAAAGGGACAATACCAAACCTTGGGATATTAGAAACAAGTGGGACCAGCAACAGTAATGACAAAGTGGGAccaaatcaaaagaaaaagaaagtgaAAGATGTTTCTATTCATAAATGCCCATGGGTCCTACTAGTGAGTAAGTGGAAAAAAGACATTAATTGGACTGTTAAGACCTATGAAAAGCAACATACATATCTTCAAACAAGGAAAATTAGGGCGTGCAACTACAAGTTTCTCTCTGAACAGATTATTGACACAATGGAGTCAAACCCAGAAATACCACTTAGAGCATTATGTGAGATGCTTGAGAAGAAATACCAAGTTGGATTGTCAGACATGAAAGTTCATAGGGTGAGAACGAAAGCCCTGGAATCAATTAGGGGAGATTTTTACTGCTCAGTACTCGTGTCTAAGAGACTACTTACAGGAGGTCCAAAGCAGAAATCCAAACACCACAGTCAAACTTCAAGTGCAAAGTGA